One part of the Vitis riparia cultivar Riparia Gloire de Montpellier isolate 1030 chromosome 15, EGFV_Vit.rip_1.0, whole genome shotgun sequence genome encodes these proteins:
- the LOC117932206 gene encoding leucine carboxyl methyltransferase 1 homolog isoform X1: MANTMADSHSNRAAVQATNDDASASKLSCIRKGYMKDDYIHLFVRRPVRRSPIINRGYFARWAALRKILYQFLSCERDAKEQGHAKKQILSLGAGFDTTYFQLQDEGKAPYIYVELDFKEVTSKKAAIIETCSQLRDKVGATASISREKGEVLSDHYKLLPADLRDIQKLDDVIAMANMDPSLPTFIIAECVLIYLDPDSSRGIVGWASKKFSTAVFFLYEQIHPDDAFGQQMIRNLESRGCALLGIYETPTLLAKEKLFLDQGWQRAVAWDMLRIYSNFVDAQERRRIERLELFDEFEEWHMMQEHYCVAYAINDAMGLLGDFGFPKDDHVPCSPSAAPP; encoded by the exons ATGGCGAACACTATGGCCGATTCACACAGTAACAGAGCAGCCGTTCAAGCCACGAACGACGACGCCTCGGCCAGTAAACT GTCCTGCATCAGAAAGGGATACATGAAAGATGATTACATCCATTTGTTTGTAAGAAGACCTGTGAGGAGATCTCCAATAATTAACCGTG GTTATTTTGCTCGTTGGGCTGCTCTCCGGAAGATTCTCTATCAATTTCTGAGTTGTGAAAGAGATGCTAAAGAACAAGGTCATGCAAAGAAGCAGATATTATCACTTGGAGCTGGGTTTGATACAACATATTTTCAGTTGCAG GATGAAGGGAAAGCTCCATACATATATGTGGAACTCGATTTTAAAGAG GTTACTAGTAAAAAGGCAGCTATCATTGAAACTTGCAGTCAATTGAGGGACAAAGTTGGAGCAACAGCATCAATTTCACGAG AAAAAGGGGAGGTACTCAGTGATCACTATAAACTCCTCCCTGCTGATTTGCGTGATATACAAAAATTAGATGATGTCATAGCAATGGCTAACATGGATCCCAG TCTGCCAACATTTATAATTGCAGAATGCGTTTTAATATACTTGGATCCAGATTCAAGTCGTGGTATTGTTGGTTGGGCTTCAAAAAAGTTTTCTACAGCAGTATTTTTCTTATATGAGCAG ATCCATCCAGATGATGCCTTTGGGCAGCAAATGATCAGAAATTTGGAG AGTAGAGGTTGTGCGCTCTTGGGCATTTATGAGACACCAACTTTACTTGCAAAGGAAAAACTTTTTCTTGACCAGGGCTGGCAG CGTGCTGTTGCCTGGGACATGCTTAGAATTTATAGTAATTTTGTTGATGCTCAAGAAAGGCGCAG GATTGAACGGCTGGAATTGTTTGATGAGTTTGAAGAGTGGCACATGATGCAG GAGCATTATTGTGTGGCTTATGCAATCAACGATGCCATG GGCTTGTTGGGGGACTTTGGCTTCCCTAAGGACGACCACGTGCCCTGCAGCCCCTCAGCAGCACCACCGTGA
- the LOC117932206 gene encoding leucine carboxyl methyltransferase 1 homolog isoform X2, protein MKDDYIHLFVRRPVRRSPIINRGYFARWAALRKILYQFLSCERDAKEQGHAKKQILSLGAGFDTTYFQLQDEGKAPYIYVELDFKEVTSKKAAIIETCSQLRDKVGATASISREKGEVLSDHYKLLPADLRDIQKLDDVIAMANMDPSLPTFIIAECVLIYLDPDSSRGIVGWASKKFSTAVFFLYEQIHPDDAFGQQMIRNLESRGCALLGIYETPTLLAKEKLFLDQGWQRAVAWDMLRIYSNFVDAQERRRIERLELFDEFEEWHMMQEHYCVAYAINDAMGLLGDFGFPKDDHVPCSPSAAPP, encoded by the exons ATGAAAGATGATTACATCCATTTGTTTGTAAGAAGACCTGTGAGGAGATCTCCAATAATTAACCGTG GTTATTTTGCTCGTTGGGCTGCTCTCCGGAAGATTCTCTATCAATTTCTGAGTTGTGAAAGAGATGCTAAAGAACAAGGTCATGCAAAGAAGCAGATATTATCACTTGGAGCTGGGTTTGATACAACATATTTTCAGTTGCAG GATGAAGGGAAAGCTCCATACATATATGTGGAACTCGATTTTAAAGAG GTTACTAGTAAAAAGGCAGCTATCATTGAAACTTGCAGTCAATTGAGGGACAAAGTTGGAGCAACAGCATCAATTTCACGAG AAAAAGGGGAGGTACTCAGTGATCACTATAAACTCCTCCCTGCTGATTTGCGTGATATACAAAAATTAGATGATGTCATAGCAATGGCTAACATGGATCCCAG TCTGCCAACATTTATAATTGCAGAATGCGTTTTAATATACTTGGATCCAGATTCAAGTCGTGGTATTGTTGGTTGGGCTTCAAAAAAGTTTTCTACAGCAGTATTTTTCTTATATGAGCAG ATCCATCCAGATGATGCCTTTGGGCAGCAAATGATCAGAAATTTGGAG AGTAGAGGTTGTGCGCTCTTGGGCATTTATGAGACACCAACTTTACTTGCAAAGGAAAAACTTTTTCTTGACCAGGGCTGGCAG CGTGCTGTTGCCTGGGACATGCTTAGAATTTATAGTAATTTTGTTGATGCTCAAGAAAGGCGCAG GATTGAACGGCTGGAATTGTTTGATGAGTTTGAAGAGTGGCACATGATGCAG GAGCATTATTGTGTGGCTTATGCAATCAACGATGCCATG GGCTTGTTGGGGGACTTTGGCTTCCCTAAGGACGACCACGTGCCCTGCAGCCCCTCAGCAGCACCACCGTGA